A region of Mammaliicoccus sp. Dog046 DNA encodes the following proteins:
- a CDS encoding nucleoside-diphosphate sugar epimerase/dehydratase — MFKGKTILITGGTGSFGNAVMKRFLHTDIKEIRVFSRDEKKQDDLRKKYNNDKLKFYIGDVRDALSVESAMRGVDFVFHAAALKQVPSCEFFPIEAVKTNILGTENVVQSAIRANVKKVICLSTDKAAYPINAMGISKAMMEKVFVAKSRNVDESQTLICGTRYGNVMASRGSVIPLFIEKIFNNEPLTVTDPEMTRYLMSLEEAVELVIHAFKHAETGDIMVQKAPASTVGDLAQALLELFDANNEIKIIGTRHGEKKAETLLTREEYAQAEDMGDYYRVPADSRDLNYGNYFEDGKEEITEAYEYNSDNTHRLTIPEIKEKLMALDYVKNEVEKYKSQVN; from the coding sequence ATGTTCAAAGGAAAAACAATACTAATTACAGGTGGAACCGGTTCGTTTGGAAATGCAGTTATGAAAAGGTTTTTGCACACTGATATTAAAGAAATTAGAGTATTTTCACGAGATGAAAAGAAACAAGATGATTTAAGAAAAAAATATAATAACGATAAATTGAAATTTTATATAGGTGATGTAAGAGACGCTTTAAGTGTTGAAAGTGCAATGAGAGGTGTCGACTTTGTCTTTCATGCAGCAGCATTAAAACAAGTTCCATCTTGTGAATTCTTTCCAATTGAAGCTGTAAAAACGAATATATTAGGTACAGAAAATGTTGTGCAATCAGCAATTAGAGCAAATGTAAAAAAAGTAATTTGTCTTTCCACAGATAAAGCAGCTTATCCAATTAATGCTATGGGAATATCAAAGGCAATGATGGAAAAAGTATTTGTCGCAAAATCAAGAAATGTAGATGAAAGTCAAACGCTTATATGTGGTACGAGATATGGAAATGTTATGGCTTCAAGAGGATCAGTCATTCCTTTATTTATTGAAAAAATATTCAATAATGAGCCATTAACTGTGACAGACCCAGAAATGACAAGGTATTTAATGAGTTTAGAAGAAGCGGTTGAATTAGTGATACATGCATTTAAACATGCTGAAACAGGAGATATCATGGTTCAAAAAGCACCAGCATCAACAGTAGGTGACTTAGCACAAGCATTGTTAGAACTATTTGATGCAAATAATGAGATTAAAATTATTGGTACACGTCATGGTGAGAAAAAAGCAGAAACTTTACTTACAAGAGAAGAATATGCACAAGCAGAAGATATGGGTGATTATTACAGAGTACCTGCAGACTCAAGAGATTTAAATTACGGAAATTACTTTGAAGATGGTAAGGAAGAAATAACTGAAGCATATGAATATAATTCTGATAATACCCATCGATTAACGATTCCAGAAATTAAAGAAAAATTAATGGCACTTGATTATGTTAAAAATGAAGTCGAAAAATATAAAAGCCAAGTAAATTAG
- a CDS encoding Wzz/FepE/Etk N-terminal domain-containing protein yields the protein MEESIDLSKLFTILKKNIKFLIILPIVFLILSMVITFLLITPKYASSTQVIVNQKETDNQMMAQQVQSDLQRVNTYSEIIKSPRILDQVSKNLKGKYSSKEISGMLTVSNQTESQILNITVENESQKAAGKVANEIANVFKKDVKKIMNVDNVSVLSKADSNGSKVSPKPLINAVVGIFLGLIVALIIIFLKEILDKRIKTEEDVEEILGLPVLGVIQRFDQ from the coding sequence ATGGAAGAATCAATTGATTTAAGCAAGTTATTTACAATTTTAAAGAAAAACATTAAATTTTTAATTATTTTACCAATTGTATTTCTTATTTTGAGTATGGTGATAACGTTTTTATTAATTACACCTAAATATGCATCATCAACTCAAGTCATCGTCAATCAAAAAGAAACAGATAACCAAATGATGGCGCAACAAGTTCAATCGGATCTACAACGTGTTAATACATATTCGGAAATTATTAAGAGTCCGAGGATATTGGATCAAGTATCAAAGAATTTAAAAGGTAAATATTCTAGTAAAGAAATCTCAGGAATGCTAACTGTCAGCAATCAAACAGAGTCTCAAATATTGAATATTACTGTTGAAAACGAAAGTCAGAAAGCTGCTGGTAAAGTAGCAAATGAAATTGCTAATGTATTTAAAAAAGATGTCAAAAAAATTATGAATGTCGATAATGTCTCAGTGTTATCTAAAGCAGACAGTAACGGCAGTAAAGTCTCACCTAAACCACTTATCAATGCTGTGGTTGGTATTTTTTTAGGCTTAATTGTCGCACTAATCATAATTTTCTTGAAAGAAATCTTAGATAAACGCATTAAAACAGAAGAAGACGTTGAAGAAATACTTGGATTACCTGTATTAGGTGTTATTCAAAGATTTGACCAATAG
- a CDS encoding tyrosine-protein phosphatase — MIDIHNHLIVGVDDGAQTDEDFISLIEQAHDQGITGIVLTPHHLHPRYDNSFADVTKAVEELKQRQEVKDLNIDLYPGQEIRITDKILDEIDQHKLSGLNHSKYLLIELPSNEVPHYTKHLLFEIQARGFIPIIAHPERNKAIAKDINLLYELINNGSLSQLTASSLIGTHGKNLQKLSIQMLEHNLVHFIASDAHHSERRPFSMDGLFGNSKTKHYEPEIKQLLNNNENLIQDKDIATERPMEYKKKRFGLF, encoded by the coding sequence ATGATAGACATTCATAATCATTTAATTGTCGGTGTGGATGATGGGGCACAAACAGATGAAGATTTCATTTCATTGATAGAACAAGCACATGACCAAGGGATTACAGGAATTGTATTAACCCCTCATCATTTGCATCCAAGATATGATAATTCATTTGCTGATGTTACTAAAGCTGTTGAGGAATTAAAGCAACGTCAAGAAGTTAAAGATTTAAATATTGACCTGTATCCAGGACAAGAAATTAGAATTACAGACAAGATATTAGATGAGATTGATCAACATAAGTTAAGTGGACTGAATCATTCCAAATATTTACTCATAGAACTACCTTCTAATGAAGTGCCACATTACACCAAACATCTTCTGTTTGAAATACAAGCGAGAGGGTTCATACCGATTATTGCGCATCCTGAACGCAATAAAGCCATTGCGAAAGATATCAATTTACTTTATGAATTGATCAACAATGGTTCGCTGAGTCAACTAACAGCTTCATCACTTATAGGAACACATGGGAAGAACTTACAAAAATTATCAATTCAAATGTTAGAACACAATTTAGTACATTTTATTGCCTCGGACGCACATCACTCGGAAAGAAGACCTTTCAGCATGGATGGGCTTTTTGGCAATTCAAAAACAAAGCATTACGAACCTGAAATTAAACAATTATTAAACAATAATGAAAATTTAATTCAAGACAAAGATATTGCAACGGAAAGACCAATGGAATATAAGAAAAAGCGATTTGGTCTATTTTAA
- a CDS encoding polysaccharide biosynthesis protein, whose product MMLLIIDSLIVTLSVFLGYYILEPFFAGYSIKLLLLSSLILLISHHVFAQIFDLYHRAWEYASVSELILIVKAVTGSIISTTIIVSIIIQHPPFLRLYFITWMMHLLLIGGSRLSWRIYRKAFISKEGKKKATLVVGGGRGGSLLIRQMMNTPYMGMEPVLVVDDDPNKQKMSITSGVKVQGYIKDIPNLVKKFNIKKIIIAIPTLSQQRLREINGFCERSQVEVFKMPNIENVMSGELEVNQLKKVEVEDLLGREPVELDMASISKELTHKTILVTGAGGSIGSEICRQVCKFNPDRILLLGHGENSIYHINQELSGIYKDKFEIIPIIADVQDRQRMIDIMQTYKPYVVYHAAAHKHVPLMEYNPQEAIKNNVIGTRNTAEAAKLAEVSKFVMVSTDKAVNPPNVMGASKRVAEMVVQSMNNETSKTDFVAVRFGNVLGSRGSVIPLFKKQIEAGGPVTVTHPDMTRYFMTIPEASRLVLQAGALATGGEVFVLDMGKPVKIVDLAKNLIRLSGYNEEDIGIEFSGIRPGEKLFEELLNKDEIHPEQVYEKIYRGKVKEIDMREVNEVIDELLNNFKKENIIKFTNN is encoded by the coding sequence ATGATGTTATTAATCATTGACTCACTTATTGTTACTTTATCGGTGTTTTTAGGATATTACATCTTAGAACCATTTTTCGCAGGGTATTCGATTAAGTTACTGTTGTTATCCTCATTAATCTTACTTATATCACATCATGTATTTGCGCAAATCTTTGATTTGTATCATAGGGCATGGGAATACGCGAGTGTAAGTGAATTAATATTGATTGTTAAAGCAGTGACCGGATCAATCATATCAACAACAATCATCGTTTCTATTATTATTCAGCACCCACCATTTTTAAGACTTTATTTCATCACTTGGATGATGCATTTGTTACTCATTGGTGGTTCGAGACTATCATGGAGAATATATAGAAAAGCATTTATCAGTAAAGAAGGTAAGAAGAAAGCGACTTTAGTAGTAGGTGGCGGTCGTGGAGGTTCTTTACTTATTAGACAAATGATGAATACACCATACATGGGCATGGAACCAGTATTGGTCGTAGATGATGATCCAAATAAGCAGAAGATGTCCATTACTTCGGGTGTTAAAGTCCAAGGTTATATTAAAGACATACCAAACTTAGTGAAGAAATTTAACATTAAGAAAATTATCATCGCTATACCAACATTGTCACAACAAAGATTAAGAGAAATTAATGGATTTTGTGAAAGATCACAAGTTGAAGTGTTCAAAATGCCAAATATCGAGAATGTGATGTCTGGTGAATTAGAAGTGAATCAACTTAAGAAAGTTGAAGTCGAAGATTTACTAGGACGTGAACCTGTAGAACTAGACATGGCTTCGATTTCGAAAGAACTGACACATAAAACGATACTTGTAACGGGTGCTGGTGGATCTATTGGCTCAGAAATATGTAGACAAGTATGTAAATTCAATCCAGATCGTATATTACTACTCGGCCATGGTGAGAATAGTATTTATCATATTAATCAAGAATTAAGTGGAATTTATAAGGATAAATTTGAAATCATACCAATAATTGCTGATGTTCAAGATAGACAGCGCATGATAGATATTATGCAAACGTACAAACCATATGTCGTATATCACGCAGCAGCTCATAAACACGTTCCATTGATGGAATACAATCCACAAGAAGCCATCAAGAATAATGTGATTGGTACAAGAAATACTGCAGAAGCAGCTAAATTAGCAGAAGTCAGTAAATTTGTAATGGTTTCAACAGATAAAGCAGTCAATCCACCAAACGTGATGGGCGCTTCTAAGAGAGTCGCAGAAATGGTCGTTCAAAGTATGAACAATGAAACGTCAAAGACAGACTTTGTAGCCGTACGATTTGGAAATGTATTAGGTTCAAGAGGATCAGTAATACCATTATTTAAGAAGCAAATAGAAGCGGGTGGACCAGTCACAGTCACACATCCAGATATGACTCGATATTTCATGACAATACCAGAAGCATCGAGACTTGTATTACAAGCAGGTGCATTGGCAACAGGTGGAGAAGTATTTGTATTAGATATGGGTAAACCAGTGAAAATTGTAGACTTAGCAAAAAATCTCATTCGATTAAGTGGATATAACGAAGAAGACATTGGTATTGAATTTAGTGGTATACGACCAGGGGAAAAACTATTTGAAGAATTATTGAATAAGGATGAAATACATCCAGAGCAAGTATACGAGAAGATTTATAGAGGGAAAGTTAAGGAAATTGATATGAGAGAAGTAAATGAAGTTATCGATGAATTACTTAATAATTTCAAAAAAGAAAACATTATCAAGTTTACTAATAACTAA
- the galU gene encoding UTP--glucose-1-phosphate uridylyltransferase GalU, producing MTIKKAIIPAAGLGTRFLPATKAMPKEMLPILDKPTIQYIVEEAARAGIEDIIIVTGKHKRAIEDHFDIQKELETTLFEKGKLELLDKVQYSTNLANIFYVRQKEQKGLGHAIYTAKQFIGDEPFAVLLGDDIVESDNPAIKQLMDKYEETEKSVIGVQTVPETETHRYGIIAPQSQDNRLYEVEKFVEKPAKGTAPSNLAIMGRYVLSPQIFDYLETQTEGSGGEIQLTDAIERLNKDDKVYAYDFEGQRYDVGEKIGFVKTTIEYALKDEEMREEIKSYIQSLDI from the coding sequence ATGACGATTAAAAAAGCAATTATACCCGCAGCAGGATTAGGTACACGTTTCTTACCAGCAACAAAAGCAATGCCGAAAGAAATGTTACCTATATTAGATAAACCAACAATACAATATATTGTAGAAGAAGCGGCACGTGCAGGAATTGAAGATATTATCATCGTGACAGGTAAACATAAACGCGCGATTGAAGACCATTTCGATATTCAAAAAGAACTTGAAACAACTTTATTTGAAAAAGGGAAATTGGAATTACTAGATAAAGTACAATATTCAACAAATTTAGCGAATATCTTCTATGTTCGTCAAAAAGAACAAAAAGGTTTAGGTCATGCGATTTATACAGCGAAGCAATTTATTGGTGACGAACCATTTGCGGTACTATTAGGAGATGACATTGTAGAATCTGATAATCCAGCGATAAAACAACTAATGGATAAATACGAAGAAACCGAGAAATCTGTAATTGGCGTACAAACAGTACCTGAAACAGAAACACATCGATATGGTATTATCGCGCCACAATCACAAGATAATCGTTTATATGAAGTAGAAAAATTTGTTGAGAAACCAGCTAAAGGCACAGCACCTTCAAATCTTGCGATCATGGGAAGATATGTACTTTCACCTCAAATCTTTGATTATTTAGAAACACAAACAGAAGGAAGCGGTGGAGAAATTCAATTAACAGATGCGATTGAACGTTTAAATAAAGATGACAAAGTATATGCTTATGACTTTGAAGGTCAACGCTATGATGTTGGAGAAAAAATCGGATTTGTAAAAACAACGATTGAATATGCATTGAAAGATGAAGAAATGCGTGAAGAAATTAAAAGCTATATTCAATCATTAGATATTTAA
- a CDS encoding HAMP domain-containing sensor histidine kinase, whose amino-acid sequence MKTYDFKNVFIRYVILLSVIMLFIYVCLTIIFNWQVNSEIKESSTKELSSLKASLNEGEIINKGTLYFTLKDNKIMQNKTDASQKTLYAQIVKNKDKNFNWKYDSEVYHINYGKMTDGSKLYSFTNITDYEETKQLLNNLLVLLFIVTVILIVGAAYYIAIKPVRAYEAMLVQHKEFIQNASHELKTPIASLSLGIDYINALEGNSLTEQSRNSLKKMKSEISYAQSLIVKTLNIEINKQTTSTIDISQLLDDVIEQQNGLNDIRIQKDYKDGILYNIDSVIFTQMITILVDNAIKHNESNIQLRISARKTKKGLKVDVEDNGKGIQQDQLNKIFDRYYKVNKEEDGSGIGLHILKSIVSEVNGTISVESSPNKKTRFILNL is encoded by the coding sequence ATGAAGACGTATGATTTTAAAAATGTATTTATAAGGTATGTTATTTTATTATCAGTCATCATGTTATTTATCTATGTATGTTTGACGATTATTTTTAATTGGCAAGTGAATAGTGAGATTAAGGAATCATCAACTAAAGAGCTTTCTAGTTTAAAAGCATCGTTGAATGAAGGTGAAATCATCAATAAAGGTACACTTTATTTCACTTTAAAAGATAATAAGATTATGCAAAATAAAACGGATGCTTCGCAAAAGACTTTGTACGCACAAATTGTTAAAAACAAAGATAAAAACTTCAATTGGAAATACGATTCGGAAGTCTATCACATTAATTATGGGAAAATGACGGATGGGTCAAAACTATATAGTTTCACTAATATCACAGATTATGAAGAGACAAAGCAATTACTTAATAATTTATTAGTGTTACTGTTTATTGTGACGGTTATACTTATTGTTGGCGCTGCATATTATATCGCTATTAAACCAGTGAGAGCATACGAGGCTATGTTAGTTCAACATAAGGAATTTATTCAAAATGCATCTCATGAATTGAAGACACCAATAGCATCATTATCATTAGGTATTGATTATATCAATGCACTAGAAGGAAACAGTTTGACTGAACAAAGTCGAAACTCCTTAAAGAAAATGAAATCGGAAATATCATATGCACAGTCGCTAATTGTAAAAACTTTAAACATAGAAATAAATAAACAGACGACAAGTACAATTGATATTTCGCAATTGCTAGACGACGTTATTGAGCAACAAAATGGTTTGAATGATATTCGAATCCAAAAAGATTATAAAGATGGAATTTTATATAATATAGATTCAGTAATCTTCACACAAATGATTACAATATTAGTTGATAATGCGATTAAACATAATGAAAGCAATATTCAATTGAGAATTAGCGCCAGAAAAACGAAAAAAGGATTAAAAGTCGATGTTGAAGATAATGGCAAAGGTATTCAACAAGATCAACTTAATAAAATATTTGATAGATATTATAAAGTAAATAAAGAAGAGGATGGTTCTGGTATTGGTTTGCACATACTTAAAAGCATCGTCTCTGAAGTGAATGGCACGATATCGGTCGAATCTTCGCCAAATAAAAAAACACGATTTATCTTAAATTTATAA
- a CDS encoding phosphatase PAP2 family protein has product MNISSNNHKFINVTLSISLVLFLFILMSILIHSPLLKVIDTAAHDWFLNHSGSPVMNFHSGWLTGYFTIFARYCDIPTIIVITIFIAIYYFIRKQYLLSVWMMSTVGFGGILGIIMKHMVHRERPVNHLALDSGFSFPSGHSLASTMLVMIVLLLIINIKKTSLRLTIRYATLIIWISILVSRLYFNAHYLSDVVGGVTFSAFWVLLLFNLYLFINEKVTNKISRNKPMMNTHKTI; this is encoded by the coding sequence ATGAATATATCAAGCAACAATCACAAATTTATCAATGTGACATTAAGCATATCCCTCGTCTTATTTTTATTTATATTAATGAGTATTTTAATTCATTCACCATTATTGAAAGTGATTGATACAGCGGCGCATGATTGGTTTCTAAATCATTCAGGATCTCCTGTAATGAATTTTCATAGTGGATGGCTGACAGGGTATTTCACAATATTTGCGCGATATTGCGACATTCCAACAATTATCGTAATTACAATATTTATCGCTATTTATTATTTCATAAGAAAGCAGTATTTGTTGAGCGTATGGATGATGTCCACAGTTGGGTTTGGGGGCATACTAGGTATAATAATGAAGCATATGGTACATCGTGAACGCCCAGTTAATCACCTTGCTTTAGATAGTGGATTTTCATTTCCGAGTGGTCATTCACTTGCAAGTACAATGCTCGTTATGATTGTATTATTATTAATTATTAATATAAAAAAGACCTCATTAAGATTAACGATTCGTTATGCCACATTGATTATTTGGATTAGCATATTGGTTAGTCGTTTATACTTTAACGCACATTATTTATCAGATGTAGTTGGAGGCGTTACATTTAGTGCATTCTGGGTGTTGTTACTATTTAATCTTTATCTATTTATTAATGAAAAGGTAACTAACAAAATATCACGTAACAAACCAATGATGAATACGCACAAAACAATTTAA
- a CDS encoding polysaccharide biosynthesis tyrosine autokinase — protein MAKKKNTKITQLITYEKPKSVISEKFRGIRSNILFSTADNNMQSLLVTSDMPSSGKSTMSANIAITYAQAGFKTLLIDGDMRKPTQHYIFKKNNVKGLSSVVINKSTLNETVQSTDITDLNVLTSGPIPPNPSELIGSSNMLDIFETLKKEYDFIIIDTPPVNTVTDAQLFGELAKHAVFVVDAEKNNRDSVKKGKTLLEKAGTKILGVVLNKAPLDKSSSSYYYYGEE, from the coding sequence ATGGCTAAAAAGAAAAATACAAAAATCACTCAACTCATTACTTATGAGAAGCCGAAGTCAGTAATTAGTGAGAAATTCAGAGGTATTCGTTCAAACATATTGTTCTCGACTGCAGATAATAATATGCAATCTTTGTTAGTAACATCTGATATGCCTTCATCAGGTAAATCTACAATGTCAGCCAATATTGCGATTACGTATGCACAAGCTGGCTTTAAAACGTTATTGATTGATGGAGATATGAGAAAACCAACACAACATTATATATTCAAAAAAAATAATGTTAAAGGCTTATCCAGTGTAGTAATTAATAAAAGTACTTTGAACGAAACTGTACAAAGTACGGATATTACAGATTTAAATGTTTTAACATCTGGACCTATTCCACCGAATCCGTCTGAATTGATTGGTTCATCGAATATGCTAGATATATTTGAAACATTAAAGAAAGAATATGACTTTATTATTATTGATACGCCTCCAGTCAATACAGTGACAGATGCACAACTATTTGGTGAATTAGCAAAACATGCCGTTTTTGTTGTTGATGCTGAAAAAAATAATAGAGATTCCGTAAAAAAAGGAAAAACATTATTAGAAAAAGCCGGAACAAAAATTCTTGGTGTAGTACTCAATAAAGCACCATTAGATAAATCATCTAGCTCATACTACTATTACGGAGAAGAATGA
- a CDS encoding response regulator transcription factor translates to MKVLLIEDNETLGGFLKDILELKQYSVEWLQDGIDVDLYFAHSGYDIVLVDWMLPSCSGIEIIQMLRNKKVHVPIIMLTAKSELDDKVEGLMSGADDYLTKPFEIEELEARMIAVTKRYQSAYQNQKSIGNVTYDFVNHQFSVNGTLIDLTRKEYTLLELLFLNHTVSRDMMLAKIWSSDQIVGDNNIDALVRLLKKKLQSNNTDLEVKSIRGIGYKLDVKK, encoded by the coding sequence ATGAAAGTTCTACTTATTGAAGATAATGAGACGTTAGGTGGTTTCTTAAAAGATATATTGGAGTTGAAACAATATTCTGTTGAGTGGTTACAAGATGGAATAGATGTTGATTTGTATTTTGCACATAGTGGATACGATATAGTACTCGTAGATTGGATGTTACCTTCATGCTCTGGGATCGAAATTATACAAATGTTGCGAAATAAGAAAGTACATGTACCTATTATTATGCTGACGGCCAAATCTGAACTTGATGATAAAGTAGAGGGATTAATGTCTGGTGCAGATGATTATTTAACTAAGCCGTTTGAAATAGAAGAACTAGAGGCAAGGATGATTGCTGTTACGAAACGTTATCAATCTGCATATCAAAATCAAAAATCAATTGGCAATGTAACATATGATTTTGTTAATCATCAATTTTCGGTTAATGGTACTTTAATAGATTTAACTAGGAAAGAATATACGTTACTTGAATTGTTATTCTTAAATCATACTGTTTCAAGAGATATGATGTTAGCGAAAATATGGTCATCGGATCAAATTGTTGGCGATAATAATATCGATGCACTTGTTCGATTACTGAAAAAGAAACTTCAAAGTAACAATACTGACCTGGAAGTTAAAAGTATTCGTGGTATTGGTTACAAATTGGATGTGAAAAAATGA
- a CDS encoding phospho-sugar mutase, translating into MRTQWESKVSDSLVEKFYKIQSENEIEEGFTDELSFGTAGIRSTFGIGPGRLNKFTIQKFALGFAKYLRKDSEDVNVLIHYDTRHLSKEFAVEIAKVLGTNGVKVILPESYKSTPELSFAVRHLDTSAGIMITASHNPKNYNGIKVYGPDGGQLLTAPSLELSEYIERVENPLNIETKLYEELIEDNMIQPFPQTVTEAYKDSVKQLVGDIHLNNHKTVLTSLHGTSLPLLSDILDDLSYTNYVVVQAQSTPDGDFPTVNIANPEMEDTFDLSKRLAELEDAQFIIATDPDADRIGIVERYADGSTIYFNGNEIGLLLLKLRNDELPVDKSKYMIKSVVTGALSEKLAESLNINVVNVLTGFKYISEQLKQYETSESQLVLAYEESHGYLVDDFSRDKDAIQIAALLIKYKALLDKQGQTFKNVLDDIYNILGQYQDRTLSPTFAGAEGRNKINQIMSRFKQIDTIELDNLNPLYIENYITQEKFEISSGKTEPITLPQADLIKFIFEEGFIAVRPSGTEPKMKLYFSLDVEDLDKVIDEFERKYELK; encoded by the coding sequence TTGAGAACACAATGGGAAAGTAAAGTTTCTGATAGCTTAGTCGAAAAATTTTATAAAATTCAATCTGAGAATGAAATTGAAGAAGGATTCACGGATGAATTGTCCTTTGGAACAGCAGGTATAAGAAGTACGTTTGGTATAGGACCGGGACGATTAAATAAATTTACGATTCAAAAATTCGCTCTAGGATTTGCGAAATATTTAAGAAAAGATAGTGAAGATGTAAATGTTTTGATTCATTATGATACAAGACATCTTTCTAAAGAATTTGCTGTAGAAATAGCAAAAGTTCTAGGCACTAATGGTGTTAAGGTGATATTGCCTGAATCATATAAATCAACGCCAGAATTATCATTCGCAGTGAGACACCTTGATACATCAGCAGGAATTATGATTACAGCAAGTCATAATCCTAAAAACTATAATGGTATTAAAGTATATGGTCCAGATGGTGGACAATTGTTGACTGCACCCTCATTAGAATTAAGTGAGTATATTGAGCGTGTCGAAAACCCATTAAATATCGAAACAAAGTTATATGAAGAACTAATTGAAGATAATATGATACAACCATTTCCTCAGACAGTAACTGAAGCGTATAAAGATTCAGTGAAACAATTAGTTGGAGATATTCACTTGAATAATCATAAGACTGTCCTAACAAGTTTACACGGGACAAGCTTACCGTTGTTGTCAGATATACTTGATGATTTATCTTATACGAATTATGTCGTCGTACAAGCACAATCAACACCAGATGGGGACTTTCCAACTGTGAATATTGCTAATCCAGAAATGGAAGACACATTTGATTTAAGTAAAAGACTCGCAGAACTAGAAGATGCACAATTCATCATCGCAACTGATCCAGATGCCGATCGAATTGGTATTGTCGAACGCTATGCAGATGGATCGACTATATACTTCAACGGTAATGAAATAGGATTATTATTATTGAAACTTCGTAATGATGAATTACCTGTAGATAAATCTAAATACATGATTAAATCCGTTGTAACAGGTGCGCTAAGTGAGAAGTTAGCAGAGTCATTAAATATAAATGTTGTAAATGTATTAACAGGATTTAAGTATATTTCAGAACAACTGAAACAATATGAAACAAGTGAGTCTCAACTTGTATTGGCATATGAAGAGAGTCACGGTTATTTAGTAGATGATTTCTCTAGAGATAAAGATGCGATACAAATAGCGGCTTTATTGATTAAATACAAAGCGTTGCTTGATAAACAGGGCCAAACATTTAAAAATGTATTGGATGATATATACAACATTCTTGGTCAATATCAAGATCGAACACTGTCACCGACGTTTGCTGGTGCAGAAGGCAGAAACAAGATTAATCAAATCATGTCACGATTTAAACAGATCGATACGATAGAATTAGATAATTTAAACCCACTTTATATTGAAAATTATATTACACAAGAAAAATTCGAAATATCAAGTGGAAAAACAGAACCAATCACATTACCACAAGCAGATTTAATTAAATTTATCTTCGAAGAAGGTTTCATCGCCGTAAGACCATCAGGTACAGAACCGAAGATGAAGTTGTACTTCTCATTAGATGTGGAAGATTTAGATAAAGTCATAGATGAATTTGAGAGAAAATATGAATTGAAATAG